In a genomic window of Helianthus annuus cultivar XRQ/B chromosome 10, HanXRQr2.0-SUNRISE, whole genome shotgun sequence:
- the LOC110885691 gene encoding glucan endo-1,3-beta-glucosidase 11 translates to MGFFISYHVSIILVFITFSNVLIASAFTGTYGVNYGRIADNIPSPESVVTLMKANKIKNTRIYDADHDVLKAFKGSGIEIIIGLPNGFLKDISVSQDRAMDWVKQNVEAFVPGTRIRGIAVGNEVLGGGDPQLWEALLPAVKNIHAALDTLHLADHVEVSSPHSAGVFASSYPPSAGAFKETLMPYMKPLLEFFSKINSPFYINTYPFLAYISDPEHIDLNYAIFKKNKGIYDETTKLHYDNMFEAQIDATYAALEKAGFGKMEVIASETGWASRGDPNEVGASVSNARTYNKNLRKRLLKKKGTPYRPKKVVKAYVFAMFNENLKPGPTSERNFGLFKADGSIAYDIGFTGLKPSSATSSFSLKGIGSMYLVCIAALILIISS, encoded by the exons ATGGGTTTCTTTATATCTTATCATGTATCCATTATTCTGGTCTTCATTACATTTAGCAATG TTTTGATCGCGAGTGCATTCACGGGCACGTATGGAGTCAACTATGGAAGAATAGCCGATAACATCCCGTCACCCGAAAGTGTTGTGACACTCATGAAGGCGAACAAGATTAAAAACACAAGAATCTATGATGCTGACCATGATGTTCTCAAGGCGTTTAAAGGGTCAGGAATCGAGATCATTATAGGGCTCCCGAACGGGTTCTTGAAGGACATAAGTGTAAGCCAAGACCGAGCCATGGATTGGGTGAAACAAAATGTGGAAGCGTTCGTGCCTGGGACGCGTATTCGTGGGATCGCGGTTGGAAATGAGGTGTTAGGTGGTGGTGATCCACAACTATGGGAGGCCTTATTACCCGCGGTGAAAAATATCCATGCTGCCCTTGACACGCTTCACCTAGCCGACCATGTTGAGGTTTCAAGCCCACATTCGGCTGGTGTGTTTGCTAGCTCGTACCCTCCATCAGCCGGGGCGTTTAAGGAAACGCTAATGCCGTATATGAAACCGCTTCTTGagtttttctcaaaaataaattcGCCTTTTTATATAAACACATACCCGTTTCTTGCGTACATTAGTGACCCGGAACACATTGATCTCAACTACGCAATCTTTAAAAAGAATAAAGGGATATATGATGAGACGACGAAGCTACATTATGATAACATGTTTGAGGCGCAGATTGATGCGACCTATGCGGCTTTAGAAAAGGCTGGATTCGGGAAGATGGAGGTTATAGCGTCGGAAACCGGATGGGCTTCGCGTGGGGACCCGAATGAAGTCGGGGCATCGGTTAGTAATGCAAGAACTTATAACAAGAATCTACGTAAAAGACTCCTTAAAAAGAAGGGTACCCCTTATAGACCGAAAAAGGTAGTGAAAGCCTATGTATTTGCCATGTTTAATGAGAACTTAAAGCCCGGCCCAACTTCTGAAAGAAACTTTGGGCTTTTCAAAGCTGATGGTAGCATTGCTTATGATATCGGATTTACTGGACTTAAGCCCTCTTCAGCAACATCTAGTTTCTCTTTAAAG GGCATTGGATCGATGTATCTAGTATGTATTGCAGCTTTGATACTGATTATAAGTTCATGA